From the Nitrobacter hamburgensis X14 genome, one window contains:
- a CDS encoding anhydro-N-acetylmuramic acid kinase codes for MMTAIGLMSGTSLDGVDIALIETDGNQVAAFGPTGYRPYTEHERGLLREALAEAVNLPRRDARPGVIGEAERAVTLAHAEAVAAFTAQNRIVREAIDIVGFHGQTVLHRPAQRLTVQIGDGTALAKAIRVPVMHDFRAADVAAGGQGAPFVPVYHRALAQSLGREGPICVVNIGGVSNITYIDGADTLIACDTGPGNALLDDFMVRVMGQPFDREGRLAAQGRPDADWIAHALQHPFFALPPPKSLDRNDFASFAPHDMAPADGAATLTAFTAAAITRIVPLLPKSPANWIVAGGGARNLTMLGMLRERLAPATVEPADALGWSVDAMEAQAFGYLAVRGLKGLPLSYPATTGVPMPMTGGMIARP; via the coding sequence ATGATGACGGCGATCGGCCTGATGAGCGGCACCTCTCTGGATGGCGTCGATATCGCCTTGATCGAAACCGACGGCAACCAGGTGGCGGCGTTTGGGCCGACCGGCTACCGCCCTTACACGGAACACGAACGCGGCCTGCTGCGCGAAGCCCTCGCGGAGGCCGTCAATCTGCCGCGGCGCGACGCGCGGCCAGGCGTGATCGGCGAGGCCGAGCGTGCCGTGACTCTGGCTCACGCCGAAGCCGTAGCGGCGTTCACCGCGCAAAATCGCATCGTCCGTGAGGCCATCGATATCGTCGGCTTCCATGGTCAGACCGTGCTGCATCGGCCGGCGCAGCGGTTGACCGTGCAGATCGGCGACGGGACGGCTTTGGCAAAAGCGATCCGCGTTCCGGTGATGCATGATTTCCGCGCGGCCGACGTGGCCGCCGGCGGGCAGGGCGCGCCATTTGTCCCCGTCTATCATCGCGCACTGGCGCAATCGCTCGGCCGCGAGGGACCGATCTGCGTGGTCAATATCGGCGGCGTCTCCAACATCACCTATATCGACGGCGCCGATACGCTGATCGCTTGCGACACCGGACCCGGCAATGCGCTGCTCGATGATTTCATGGTCCGCGTGATGGGCCAGCCGTTCGACCGCGAGGGCCGGCTGGCGGCGCAGGGCCGTCCCGACGCGGACTGGATCGCGCACGCCTTGCAACACCCGTTCTTCGCGCTGCCGCCGCCCAAGTCTCTCGACCGCAACGATTTCGCTTCGTTCGCACCGCACGACATGGCGCCGGCCGATGGCGCGGCAACCCTGACGGCCTTCACCGCGGCGGCCATTACGCGGATCGTTCCGCTGTTGCCCAAATCGCCAGCGAACTGGATCGTGGCTGGCGGGGGAGCCCGCAACCTGACCATGCTCGGGATGCTGCGGGAGAGGCTTGCTCCGGCGACGGTCGAGCCGGCCGATGCGCTGGGCTGGTCGGTCGATGCCATGGAGGCGCAAGCCTTCGGCTATCTCGCGGTGAGGGGCCTGAAAGGCTTGCCCTTGAGCTATCCGGCGACCACCGGCGTGCCGATGCCGATGACCGGCGGAATGATCGCGCGACCGTAA
- the tyrS gene encoding tyrosine--tRNA ligase: MAAFKSDFLNILQERGFIHQCSDVEGLDALAAKGQATAYVGYDCTAPSLHIGNYLTMMMLYWLQQSGNKPITLMGGGTTMVGDPSGKDESRAIRSVAEIEANKASIRGVFAKVLHYGSGANDAVMLDNAEWLTKLNWIEMLRDIGRHFSVNRMLTMDSVRLRLEREQEMSFIEFNYMVCQAYDFVELSRRVGCRLQMGGSDQWGNIVNGVDLGRRMGTPQLFALTTPLLTTASGAKMGKTAQGAVWLNADAFSPYDFWQYWRNVEDADVVRFLKLFTILPMDEIAKLAALRDAEINEAKKVLATEATALLHGRDEAEKAADTARTTFEQGAIAESLPTVDIPHSELKKGIGVLVAFSERARLVASNGEARRQIKSGGLRVNDVAVTDEKMMLTSDHLTPEGVIKLSMGKKRHVLLRPA, from the coding sequence ATGGCCGCCTTCAAGTCCGATTTTCTCAACATTCTTCAGGAACGGGGTTTCATCCATCAGTGCTCCGATGTCGAGGGTCTCGATGCGTTGGCCGCGAAGGGCCAGGCGACGGCCTACGTCGGCTACGACTGCACCGCGCCGTCGCTGCACATCGGCAACTACCTGACCATGATGATGCTCTACTGGCTCCAGCAGAGCGGCAACAAGCCGATCACGCTGATGGGCGGCGGCACCACCATGGTCGGCGACCCCTCCGGCAAGGATGAATCCCGCGCGATCCGCAGCGTGGCGGAAATCGAGGCCAACAAGGCCAGCATTCGCGGCGTGTTCGCCAAGGTGCTGCACTACGGATCCGGCGCGAACGATGCGGTGATGCTGGACAACGCCGAATGGCTGACCAAGCTCAACTGGATCGAGATGCTGCGCGACATCGGCCGGCATTTCTCGGTCAACCGGATGCTGACGATGGATTCCGTTCGTCTCCGCCTCGAGCGCGAACAGGAGATGAGCTTCATCGAATTCAACTACATGGTCTGCCAGGCCTATGATTTCGTCGAACTGTCGCGGCGGGTCGGCTGCCGGTTGCAGATGGGCGGTTCGGATCAGTGGGGCAACATCGTCAACGGCGTCGATCTCGGCCGCCGCATGGGAACGCCTCAGTTATTTGCCCTGACCACGCCGTTGCTGACGACGGCGTCGGGCGCGAAGATGGGCAAGACCGCGCAAGGCGCGGTCTGGCTCAATGCCGATGCCTTCAGCCCCTACGATTTCTGGCAGTACTGGCGTAACGTCGAGGACGCCGACGTCGTCAGATTCCTCAAGCTGTTCACGATCCTGCCGATGGACGAAATCGCGAAGTTAGCTGCGTTGCGGGACGCCGAGATCAACGAGGCCAAGAAGGTGCTGGCGACCGAGGCGACGGCGCTGCTGCATGGCCGCGACGAGGCCGAGAAAGCCGCGGACACCGCTCGCACGACCTTCGAGCAAGGCGCGATCGCGGAGAGTCTTCCGACAGTGGACATTCCGCACAGCGAGCTCAAAAAGGGAATCGGCGTGCTTGTCGCCTTTTCCGAGAGAGCACGCCTCGTCGCCTCGAACGGCGAAGCGCGGCGCCAGATCAAGAGCGGCGGCCTTCGCGTCAACGATGTCGCCGTCACCGACGAGAAGATGATGCTGACATCGGACCATCTCACGCCCGAAGGCGTGATCAAGCTCTCGATGGGCAAGAAGCGCCACGTATTGCTGCGGCCTGCATAG
- a CDS encoding DUF3971 domain-containing protein, whose amino-acid sequence MIDRESAEVPSQVRSSGIGVRTNDGNCSGPGRHREAMTRKTPIPAPNPRGGEPVSQGVDIDWNNEDHDEVRSRRIRRLLSRSDSRFHRFGDRLGRFKNWLAGERWVRRLAITVGVLTVLFAGGFGALWWRLGAGPVNLDMMTPWLVAAIEENIGHGNTVEIGGTQIERAGRIRIAVRIRDIVVRDRDHAIVASAPKAEVKLSGMALLTGRLRAESLNLVDAELAVRITPDGQVIVSAGDNAKPLATGVASAARPSVPPSPSDIVPSSIAPSVQSTPQLREPAAGATPAISHDRNNASALLAGLDWLDSLSLTGLDGQNLNEIGLKNGKLVVDDQQRGNRWSFGNISLSLRRPSGGGVALSVSEGGSKAWSLHVTVGTPADGVRPIDLRAAGIPAKNILLALRIKDLTYTADMPLSGELKGEIGRDGLPTYLRGSLFAGKGTITDADTPDYPMAIDQIEMNLEWDAGRRVLVAPFKIISGQNRITLLAHLEPPNGSIPDWQMGLSGGTIVLAGSDGEKPLIFNRIAIGVRFDTEHKQVVLAQADISNGEIGVAGTGSIDYSGEPRLKLGFAGTPMSAASLKSMWPTLIVPELREWVIDRVERGSLQRIEIGVNSPIHNLSRRGPPIPDDGLSVNIVASNVTLHPVDEMPSVRDADLKALVTGRTATVTIGQATADTPAGRKLNISDVVFEVPDMAPKPAPAKVKFRIDGPVPAAAEILASDRLSEFTGNLIDPNSSKGTVTAQVALGLPIRRKITQEDTTYSITADLAGFAADHLVMNQKLEANALKVVANNQGYQVKGDVKINGQPASLDYRKPTVGDADIKLQATLDDASRAKLGIDLGAGATGAIPVKLVGKIGTDKDSKIGIDADLTSLKLDNVLPGWVKLPGKSGHATFNVVQKAQSTRLEDIVIDGGGAMIKGSLEIDQNGDLLNANFPVYAPSEGDKASLKAERNADGVLKVVMRGDVFDGRGFIKSAISGKQADTKGKAKSIDFDIDLKLGAVAGFYGEAVRSADVKMARRNGSIRSLTMSGKIGRDTSLTGGLRGRPQGRDIILIETDDAGAFFRFTDTYGKMFGGELALAMDPPTAEPRAKQGLINVRDFTIKGETALDRAAAGGPQGAQNGISFSRLRAEFTRQNGQLTVREGVVKGPTIGATIEGHIDFPGNQVRMSGTFVPMYGLNNIFGQLPIVGLFLGGGSNEGLIGVTYEVVGTPGQPQLRVNPISAMAPGVLRKIFEFQTGKPANQIEYPSQSGN is encoded by the coding sequence ATGATAGATCGCGAATCGGCGGAAGTGCCCTCACAGGTGCGTTCGTCCGGGATCGGCGTGCGGACCAATGACGGCAACTGCTCCGGTCCAGGCCGGCACCGAGAGGCGATGACAAGGAAGACGCCGATCCCAGCTCCGAATCCGCGCGGTGGCGAGCCGGTCTCGCAAGGGGTGGATATCGACTGGAATAATGAGGACCACGACGAGGTCCGAAGTCGTCGCATACGCCGGCTGCTGTCGCGGTCGGATTCCAGATTCCACAGGTTCGGCGACCGGCTCGGGAGGTTCAAAAACTGGCTGGCGGGCGAACGCTGGGTCAGGCGGCTCGCGATCACCGTCGGCGTCCTGACGGTTCTATTCGCCGGGGGCTTTGGCGCGCTGTGGTGGCGCCTCGGCGCCGGTCCCGTCAATCTCGATATGATGACGCCCTGGCTGGTCGCTGCGATCGAGGAAAACATCGGTCACGGCAACACAGTGGAAATTGGCGGCACGCAGATCGAGCGCGCCGGCAGAATTCGTATCGCGGTTCGTATCCGTGATATCGTCGTCCGTGACCGCGATCATGCGATTGTCGCGAGCGCGCCGAAAGCCGAGGTGAAACTGTCCGGCATGGCGCTGTTGACCGGGCGGCTCCGCGCCGAAAGTCTCAATCTGGTCGACGCCGAACTCGCGGTTCGGATTACGCCGGACGGCCAGGTTATCGTTTCGGCAGGCGATAATGCCAAGCCGCTTGCCACCGGTGTCGCATCGGCGGCGCGGCCATCCGTCCCGCCGTCACCCTCCGACATCGTCCCCTCCAGCATCGCGCCATCGGTTCAATCGACGCCGCAGTTGCGTGAACCCGCGGCTGGCGCAACGCCTGCAATCTCCCATGATCGTAACAACGCCAGCGCGCTGTTGGCGGGACTGGATTGGCTCGACAGTCTTAGCCTGACAGGGCTCGACGGGCAGAATCTCAATGAGATCGGCCTGAAAAACGGGAAACTGGTGGTTGATGACCAGCAGCGCGGCAACCGGTGGAGTTTCGGCAATATCAGCCTCAGTCTTCGTCGGCCGAGCGGAGGCGGGGTCGCATTGAGTGTCAGCGAAGGCGGCAGCAAGGCGTGGTCGCTTCACGTCACGGTCGGGACACCCGCCGACGGTGTGCGCCCCATCGATCTCCGCGCCGCCGGAATACCGGCGAAGAACATTCTGCTGGCCCTCCGCATCAAGGATCTCACTTATACTGCCGACATGCCGCTCAGTGGCGAACTGAAGGGCGAGATTGGCCGCGACGGTCTGCCGACCTATCTTCGCGGTAGTCTGTTCGCGGGCAAAGGCACGATCACCGACGCTGACACGCCGGACTATCCCATGGCGATCGATCAGATCGAGATGAACCTGGAGTGGGATGCGGGGCGCCGCGTTCTGGTCGCGCCGTTCAAGATCATCTCCGGCCAGAACCGCATCACGCTCCTCGCTCATCTCGAGCCGCCGAACGGCAGCATCCCGGACTGGCAGATGGGTTTAAGCGGCGGCACCATCGTCCTTGCCGGCTCCGATGGCGAGAAGCCCCTGATCTTCAATCGCATCGCGATCGGGGTGCGCTTCGACACCGAGCACAAGCAGGTGGTGTTGGCCCAGGCCGACATCAGCAACGGGGAGATCGGCGTAGCCGGAACCGGCAGCATAGACTATTCCGGCGAACCGCGCCTGAAACTGGGCTTCGCGGGAACGCCGATGTCCGCGGCATCACTGAAAAGTATGTGGCCGACCCTGATCGTGCCGGAACTACGCGAATGGGTCATCGACCGAGTCGAACGGGGTTCCCTCCAGCGCATTGAGATCGGCGTTAATTCGCCGATCCACAACCTGTCGCGGCGCGGCCCGCCGATCCCGGATGATGGCCTTTCGGTCAATATCGTTGCCAGCAATGTGACGCTGCATCCCGTCGATGAAATGCCCTCGGTTCGCGACGCGGATCTGAAGGCGCTGGTCACCGGCAGAACGGCAACGGTGACGATCGGGCAGGCCACTGCCGATACCCCGGCCGGCCGCAAACTCAACATTTCCGACGTCGTATTCGAGGTGCCGGACATGGCGCCCAAACCCGCACCGGCCAAGGTGAAGTTCAGGATCGACGGTCCGGTGCCCGCGGCCGCCGAAATTCTCGCCTCGGACCGCCTCAGCGAATTCACCGGTAATCTGATCGATCCCAATTCAAGCAAGGGAACGGTCACCGCGCAGGTCGCGCTCGGCTTGCCGATCAGGCGTAAAATCACCCAGGAAGACACGACCTATTCCATCACCGCCGATCTCGCGGGCTTTGCCGCCGACCACCTGGTCATGAATCAAAAGCTTGAGGCGAACGCGCTGAAGGTGGTCGCCAACAATCAGGGGTATCAGGTCAAGGGCGACGTCAAGATCAACGGGCAGCCGGCTTCGCTGGATTACCGTAAGCCGACGGTCGGCGACGCCGATATCAAATTGCAGGCCACGCTGGATGACGCGAGCCGGGCGAAGCTCGGCATTGATCTCGGTGCCGGGGCTACCGGTGCGATTCCCGTCAAGCTGGTCGGGAAGATCGGCACTGACAAGGACAGCAAAATCGGTATCGATGCCGACCTCACATCCTTGAAGCTCGACAACGTTCTGCCCGGCTGGGTCAAGCTGCCCGGAAAGTCGGGTCACGCGACGTTCAATGTGGTGCAGAAGGCGCAGTCGACGCGCCTGGAGGATATCGTCATCGACGGCGGCGGCGCCATGATCAAGGGGTCGCTGGAGATCGATCAGAACGGCGACCTGTTGAATGCGAATTTTCCGGTTTACGCGCCGTCAGAGGGTGACAAGGCTTCGCTGAAGGCCGAGCGCAACGCAGACGGCGTATTGAAGGTCGTCATGCGCGGCGACGTGTTCGATGGTCGCGGCTTTATCAAATCGGCGATCTCCGGCAAGCAGGCCGACACCAAAGGCAAGGCCAAGAGCATCGATTTCGACATCGACCTGAAGCTTGGAGCCGTAGCCGGATTTTACGGCGAAGCCGTGCGCAGCGCGGACGTGAAGATGGCCCGGCGCAACGGGTCGATCCGCAGCCTCACCATGAGCGGAAAGATCGGGCGCGATACTTCGCTGACCGGCGGTCTGCGCGGGCGCCCACAGGGTCGGGACATCATTCTGATCGAGACCGACGACGCGGGCGCGTTCTTCCGCTTTACCGATACATACGGAAAGATGTTTGGCGGTGAGCTCGCACTGGCCATGGATCCACCGACCGCTGAACCCCGCGCCAAGCAGGGGCTGATCAACGTTCGCGATTTCACGATCAAGGGTGAGACGGCTCTGGATCGCGCCGCGGCGGGTGGTCCGCAGGGCGCGCAGAATGGCATTTCATTTTCGCGTCTGCGCGCGGAATTCACCCGGCAGAACGGACAACTCACGGTGCGCGAGGGTGTCGTCAAGGGACCGACGATCGGTGCGACCATCGAAGGCCATATCGATTTTCCCGGTAATCAGGTTCGTATGAGCGGCACGTTCGTGCCGATGTACGGTCTCAACAATATCTTCGGACAGCTTCCGATCGTCGGGCTGTTCCTGGGCGGCGGTAGCAATGAGGGGCTGATCGGCGTGACCTACGAGGTGGTGGGTACTCCGGGGCAACCGCAACTGCGAGTCAACCCGATTTCGGCCATGGCGCCCGGCGTGCTGCGCAAGATCTTCGAATTCCAGACCGGCAAACCGGCCAACCAGATCGAATATCCGTCACAGAGCGGCAATTGA
- a CDS encoding peroxiredoxin — MSKKIRKNSSKPDAPEAARTATAGRAKSARNADPSSSLAASEKSKSGSAKSRPESQGTDLAEGSRAPSFNLPREDGTRVSLADFAGRRLVIFFYPRAGTPGCTREAMDFTRLAKEFAACGTTVLGVSADPVKTQDSFRTKHKLSIPLISDEKHDMLEAYGAWGEKSMYGRVFLGILRSTVLVNADGRIARIWRRVKVDGHAEEVLAAARDL; from the coding sequence ATGTCCAAGAAGATACGCAAGAATTCCTCCAAACCGGATGCCCCCGAAGCCGCCCGAACGGCAACGGCCGGCCGCGCAAAGTCGGCCCGCAACGCCGATCCTTCGTCCTCGTTGGCAGCGAGCGAAAAGTCCAAATCGGGTTCGGCGAAATCACGGCCCGAGTCTCAAGGGACCGATCTTGCAGAGGGCTCCCGGGCACCGTCATTCAACCTCCCCCGGGAAGACGGCACCCGCGTTTCGCTCGCCGATTTCGCCGGAAGGAGGCTTGTGATCTTTTTCTATCCGCGCGCCGGTACTCCAGGCTGCACCAGGGAGGCGATGGATTTCACTCGGCTGGCGAAAGAGTTCGCTGCCTGCGGAACGACGGTGCTCGGCGTGTCGGCCGATCCCGTCAAGACGCAGGACTCATTCCGCACCAAGCACAAGCTGTCCATTCCTCTTATCTCGGATGAAAAGCACGACATGCTGGAAGCCTATGGCGCCTGGGGCGAAAAATCCATGTACGGCAGGGTCTTCCTCGGCATTCTTCGTTCCACCGTACTGGTAAATGCGGACGGTCGGATCGCCCGCATCTGGCGCCGGGTCAAGGTCGACGGTCACGCCGAAGAGGTGCTTGCGGCGGCCCGCGATCTGTAA
- a CDS encoding peptidoglycan DD-metalloendopeptidase family protein, giving the protein MSYRSSQYAEYPQHQAHDHGRRPSRQASSVALSSGVKETRQSFTIAHAGRQVRFGPVVFWIAVGTVTLLGVWSAATATYFAFRDDVLTRLISRQADMQYAYEDRIAELRARVDRTTSRQLLDQEQFDRKLEEIVRRQTVLESHAAALKALPDVTVTGSINGSARKIGNTADASSSGPAKPSPINDTAVLVTPPDREARLAPHKPANAHPRPARFAKAAGPVNQLTQLESSLNRVESRQIAELNSVEDRMESRVRRMRGVFSDLGLKMTKMEAGTPRPGTGGPYVPVKLRPDAGPFERQLNRVNLTRAQIDRLNHALAQVPYRKPVVGEVEFSSGFGVRVDPFVGRPAMHTGLDFRAAMGDPVRATANGKVVSAGWAGGYGRMVEIDHGNGLSTRYGHLSAIDVKVGQSIKIGQVVGEVGSTGRSTGPHLHYETRIDGDAVDPQKFLRAGTRLNAG; this is encoded by the coding sequence ATGTCGTACCGTTCCAGTCAGTATGCCGAGTATCCGCAACATCAGGCGCATGATCACGGTCGACGTCCTTCCCGTCAGGCCAGTTCGGTCGCCCTGTCATCAGGGGTGAAGGAAACCCGGCAAAGCTTCACCATTGCCCATGCCGGCAGGCAGGTCCGTTTCGGCCCCGTGGTGTTCTGGATCGCCGTCGGAACCGTCACGCTGCTCGGGGTCTGGTCCGCGGCGACCGCGACCTACTTCGCCTTCCGCGACGATGTGCTGACACGGCTCATCTCGCGCCAGGCCGACATGCAATACGCCTATGAAGACCGCATCGCCGAATTGCGCGCGCGTGTCGATCGCACCACCAGCCGACAATTGCTCGATCAGGAACAGTTCGACAGAAAGCTTGAAGAGATCGTGCGCCGTCAGACGGTGCTTGAATCCCACGCAGCCGCCCTGAAGGCCCTGCCCGACGTTACCGTAACCGGGTCGATCAACGGGTCGGCCAGGAAGATCGGGAACACCGCCGATGCAAGCTCGTCGGGACCCGCAAAACCCTCCCCGATCAACGATACCGCCGTCTTGGTGACGCCGCCCGATCGCGAAGCCCGCCTTGCCCCCCATAAGCCGGCCAATGCCCACCCGCGGCCTGCCCGGTTCGCGAAAGCCGCAGGCCCGGTCAATCAACTGACGCAGCTTGAGTCGTCGCTCAATCGGGTCGAGAGCCGCCAGATCGCCGAGCTGAATTCGGTCGAGGATCGCATGGAATCCCGCGTGCGCCGGATGCGCGGAGTCTTCTCCGATCTCGGACTTAAGATGACGAAGATGGAAGCCGGAACGCCGCGTCCCGGCACGGGCGGCCCCTATGTGCCGGTCAAGTTGCGGCCCGATGCCGGCCCGTTCGAGCGCCAGCTCAACCGCGTCAATCTGACCCGGGCGCAGATCGACCGGCTGAATCACGCGCTCGCCCAGGTTCCCTATCGCAAACCGGTGGTTGGCGAGGTCGAATTCTCTTCCGGATTCGGCGTGCGGGTCGATCCTTTCGTCGGGCGGCCGGCGATGCACACCGGCCTCGATTTCCGCGCGGCGATGGGCGACCCCGTACGCGCGACGGCGAACGGAAAGGTCGTCTCCGCGGGTTGGGCGGGCGGCTACGGACGGATGGTCGAGATCGATCATGGTAACGGCCTGTCGACCCGCTACGGGCACCTCTCCGCGATCGACGTGAAGGTCGGCCAATCCATCAAGATCGGGCAAGTCGTCGGCGAAGTCGGTTCGACCGGTCGTTCGACGGGTCCTCATCTGCACTACGAAACACGGATCGACGGGGACGCCGTCGATCCCCAGAAATTTCTTCGAGCCGGCACACGTCTGAACGCTGGCTAG
- a CDS encoding ABC-F family ATP-binding cassette domain-containing protein yields the protein MLSITDISIRIAGRLLIDHSSVQIVPGARVGFVGRNGVGKSTLFHAIRGELPTETGTIAIPPRWRVGSLAQEAPDGPESLVEVVLKADLERHALLCEAETAHDPHRIAEIQTRLVDIDAHSAPARAASILSGLGFSAADQARPCSEFSGGWRMRVALAATLFAAPDLLLLDEPTNYLDLEGTLWLEDHLATYPRTVIVISHDRDLLDTSVDQILHLDRGKLSLYKGAYSSFEDQRATREMLDAKHARRQADERKRLQDFVDRFKAKASKARQAQSRVKMLERMKPVTALVTQDVREISFPVPEKLLSPPIIAVDEAVVGYDPDLPVLKGVTLRIDEDDRIALLGANGNGKSTLVKLLAGKLQPFAGKVVRADKLSIGYFAQHQTDELDLDGSPYDHVRRLMLGAPETKIRARVGAIGFSGKAGDTLVRSLSGGEKARLLLGLATFYAPNMIILDEPTNHLDIDSRAVLAEAINEFPGAVIMVSHDRYLIEACADQLWVVADRTVTPYDGDLDDYRRAVLSARGLRTSARDRGSSERDNGRDKPQRTKTEKRVPLKQKIANAEAEIERITGIIAKIDVALALPDLFKRDPKQAAQLSKARASAANALQSAEERWLEASASYEEAPG from the coding sequence ATGCTATCCATCACCGATATTTCGATCCGCATCGCCGGACGGCTACTGATCGACCATAGCTCCGTACAGATCGTGCCCGGCGCGCGCGTCGGCTTTGTCGGCCGCAACGGCGTCGGTAAATCGACGCTGTTCCATGCGATCCGCGGTGAACTCCCGACGGAAACGGGCACCATCGCCATCCCGCCGCGCTGGCGCGTCGGCAGCCTTGCACAGGAAGCTCCCGACGGCCCCGAGAGCCTGGTCGAGGTGGTGCTCAAAGCCGACCTCGAACGCCACGCGCTGCTATGCGAAGCCGAAACGGCCCACGACCCGCACCGCATCGCGGAAATCCAGACGCGTCTGGTCGATATCGATGCCCATTCCGCTCCGGCGCGTGCGGCGTCGATCCTGAGCGGCCTCGGATTCTCGGCCGCAGATCAGGCCCGCCCCTGTTCGGAATTCTCAGGCGGCTGGCGCATGCGCGTTGCGCTCGCGGCGACCCTCTTTGCCGCACCCGATCTGCTGCTGCTCGACGAGCCGACCAACTACCTCGACCTCGAAGGCACGCTCTGGCTGGAGGATCACCTCGCGACCTATCCGCGCACGGTCATCGTCATCAGTCATGACCGCGATCTGCTCGACACATCCGTCGATCAGATTCTGCACCTCGATCGCGGCAAGCTGTCGCTCTACAAGGGCGCCTATTCCTCCTTCGAAGACCAGCGCGCCACCCGCGAGATGCTCGACGCCAAGCACGCCAGGCGGCAGGCCGATGAACGCAAGCGGCTCCAGGACTTCGTCGATCGCTTCAAGGCCAAGGCCTCGAAGGCGCGCCAGGCGCAGTCACGCGTGAAGATGCTCGAACGCATGAAGCCCGTGACCGCGCTGGTCACGCAGGACGTGCGTGAGATTTCTTTCCCCGTGCCTGAAAAGCTGCTGTCGCCGCCGATCATCGCCGTTGACGAGGCGGTCGTGGGTTACGACCCCGACCTGCCGGTGCTCAAAGGCGTGACCTTGCGGATCGACGAAGACGACCGCATCGCCTTGCTCGGTGCCAACGGCAACGGCAAGTCCACCCTCGTCAAACTGCTTGCCGGAAAGCTGCAACCGTTTGCGGGCAAGGTGGTGCGCGCCGACAAATTGTCGATCGGCTATTTCGCCCAGCATCAGACCGATGAACTGGACCTCGACGGCTCGCCCTACGATCATGTGCGCCGGTTGATGCTGGGTGCGCCGGAAACGAAAATTCGCGCCCGCGTCGGCGCCATCGGCTTTTCCGGCAAGGCGGGCGACACCCTCGTGAGAAGCCTGTCGGGCGGCGAAAAAGCGCGTCTTCTGCTCGGGCTTGCGACATTCTACGCGCCGAACATGATCATTCTCGACGAGCCGACCAACCATCTCGATATCGACAGCCGCGCCGTGCTTGCCGAAGCCATCAACGAATTTCCGGGCGCTGTCATCATGGTCTCGCACGATCGCTACCTGATCGAAGCCTGCGCCGACCAGCTATGGGTGGTCGCGGACCGGACCGTCACACCTTACGATGGCGACCTCGACGATTATCGCCGCGCGGTTCTGTCGGCGCGCGGCCTGCGCACAAGCGCCCGCGATCGTGGATCCAGTGAACGCGACAACGGCCGCGACAAGCCTCAACGCACCAAGACGGAAAAGCGTGTGCCGCTGAAGCAGAAGATCGCGAACGCCGAGGCGGAGATCGAGCGAATCACGGGTATCATCGCAAAAATCGATGTCGCCCTCGCCTTGCCGGATCTGTTCAAGCGCGATCCCAAACAGGCCGCGCAACTCAGCAAGGCGCGCGCCAGCGCCGCGAACGCCCTGCAAAGCGCCGAAGAAAGATGGCTGGAGGCCAGCGCGTCATACGAAGAAGCACCAGGCTAA
- a CDS encoding DNA polymerase III subunit chi, producing the protein MTEVLFYHLQNMALESVLPPLLEKTIERGWRAVVHTTSEERADALDAYLWTYRDDAFLPHATWRIEDASEQPILLTIDGHNPNRATVRFLIDSAPLPENPEAYERLVLVFDGDDGIALDAARSVWTECKARGFEVTYWQADERGRWQRRHQ; encoded by the coding sequence ATGACCGAAGTCCTGTTCTATCACTTGCAGAACATGGCGCTTGAAAGCGTTCTGCCGCCGCTGCTTGAAAAAACCATTGAGCGCGGCTGGCGAGCCGTCGTGCACACAACCTCCGAGGAGCGCGCCGATGCGCTCGATGCGTATCTGTGGACCTATCGCGATGACGCATTTCTGCCGCATGCGACGTGGCGGATCGAGGACGCAAGCGAGCAGCCGATCTTGCTGACCATCGACGGCCACAATCCCAATCGGGCAACCGTCAGATTTCTGATCGACAGCGCCCCGCTTCCGGAAAACCCGGAAGCCTACGAACGGCTGGTGCTGGTGTTCGATGGCGACGACGGTATCGCGCTGGATGCCGCGCGGTCTGTCTGGACCGAATGCAAGGCGCGAGGGTTCGAGGTGACCTACTGGCAGGCCGACGAAAGGGGGCGCTGGCAGCGTCGCCACCAGTGA